TAATTCAATAGTATTAGATTTTTTTTTTAGTTTTTTTGTTCACATATTTGTAGCCCTGAGTGATACATATTAAACGTGTCAAATTTAAGGTAAGAGAACCTAATTTAATAACCAACTTAAGATTAATTTAAAAAATGAGTGTTACTGCAACATCCGTATGGAATAATTGTTTAGCTTTCATCAAGGATAACATCCAACCGCAGGCATTCAAAACTTGGTTTGAACCCATTAAACCAGTTAAACTATCGGACAACGCTTTAAGTATTCAAGTTCCTAGTAAATTTTTCTACGAATGGCTAGAAGAGCATTATGTAAAACTTTTAAAAGTTTCTTTAACAAAAGAATTAGGAGAAAGTGCTAAATTGGTGTATATTATAAAAATGGAAAACACCTATGGTAACCGAGAACCTTTTACCGAAAAAATACCAAGCTCAAATAGAAGTACTGTACCTGCGCAAGAATTAGATGTCGCTATTAAATCTAAAAATCCTGAATTAAAAAATCCATTTGTAATTCCAGGTATTCGCAATATAAAAATAGAATCACAATTAAATCCGAATTACAATTTTGAGAACTTTTTAGAAGGAGACTCTAATAGACTAGCACGATCAGCAGGGATGGCCGTTGCTAATAAACCTGGAGGAACTTCGTTTAACCCCCTCTTGATTTTTGGTGGTGTAGGCTTAGGGAAAACACACTTAGCACATGCCATAGGGGTCGAAATAAAAGACAAGTACCCAGAGCGTACGGTGCTTTATATTTCTGCCGAAAAATTTACACAACAATATATCGAGTCTGTAAAGAAAAATACTAGAAATGATTTTATTCATTTTTATCAATTAATTGATGTTTTAATTATTGATGATGTTCAATTTCTTTCAGGAAAATCAGGTACTCAAGACGTTTTCTTTCATATTTTTAATCACTTGCACCAGAATGGAAAACAAGTTATTTTAACATCTGACAAAGCTCCTGTGGACATGCAAGATATTGAACAACGCTTGTTATCAAGGTTCAAATGGGGTTTATCTGCGGAATTGCAAAATCCTGATTACGAAACAAGAATATCTATTTTAAAGAATAAATTATATCGTGATGGTGTTGAAATGCCCGATGATATTATAGAATATGTGGCCAAGCATATAAAAACAAACATTAGAGAGCTAGAAGGAGCTATCATCTCTTTAATTGCCCAATCATCATTCAATAAAAAGGAAGTTACTTTAGACCTTGCGCAACAGGTGGTTGAGAAGTTTGTTAAAAATACCAAACGAGAAGTTTCAATCGATTATATCCAAAAAGTAGTTTCTGATTACTTCGAAATGGATGTAGCCACACTTCAGTCTAAAACAAGAAAACGCCATATTGTACAAGCAAGACAATTAGCCATGTTTTTTGCAAAGAAATTTACAAAGGCATCTTTGGCTAGTATTGGCTCTCAGATCGGCAAAAGAGATCACGCAACCGTGCTACATGCTTGTAAAACCGTGGATAATTTAGCAGAAACTGATAAACAGTTCCGTAAATATATAGACGATTTAACTAAGAAATTTTCTTAAAACCCCTTTATGAAAACTAGAATTCTAATGGTCTGCCTCGGTAATATCTGTAGGTCTCCATTAGCAGAGGGTATTTTGCATAGTAAACTCAACTCTAAAGATTTTTATATTGATTCTGCCGGAACTGGTGGCTACCATATTGGATCTGCTCCTGACTCAAGATCTGTAGCCGTTGCAAACAAATATACTATTGATATTTCACAACAACGCTGTAGAAAATTTACCCCTCAAGATTTTGAGGATTTTGATATTATTTATGTGATGGATTATAGTAACTATCAAAACGTGGTAAAATTAGCTGATAACCAAGCACAAAAAAATAAAGTAAAACTACTTTTATCAGAAACAAGCCTAAAAGAAAAAGAAGTTCCTGATCCCTATTATGACGATAATGGGTTTGAATATGTTTTTGAATTAATCGACAACGCGTGTAACGTGATTGCTCAGAAATTAACAGTCGCTGATCATGGAAAATAACAGCTTTGGAAAACTCTATTTAATACCTACTACTTTAGGCGATAACGAACCTTTAGAAGTATTACCTATTTCTATAAAAAGAACGATTGAGAATATTAATTTTTTTATTGTAGAGAACGAAAAAACAGCGCGTAGGTTTATAAAAAAAATAAGTTCAAAAAAATCGCAATCTGATTTACATCTTGAAGCACTGAATAAATTTACAGAACCTGAAATGATTCCGACATTTTTACAACCTTGTTTAGACGGTAAAGATGTTGGCGTAATTTCTGAAGCTGGGTGTCCTGGTATTGCAGATCCAGGTGCAGATGTAGTTCGTATTGCGCATGAGAAAAATATAAAAGTAGTGCCTTTGGTGGGACCATCATCAATTTTACTAGCGCTTATGGCTAGTGGATTAAATGGACAAAATTTTGCTTTTAATGGCTATTTACCTATTGAATCTGGCGAAAGAAGAGGCGCATTAAAACGACTTGAAAAACTATCGAGAGACTCAAATCAATCTCAACTTTTTATTGAGACTCCGTATCGTAATGATAAACTCTTCGCTGAACTTTGCAAAACATTGAACCCGGCTACAAAAGTTTGTGTGGCTTGTGACCTTACATTACCCACCGAATTAATTGCTACTAAAACTGTTAAAGAATGGTCTAAAGAAACTATAGATCTTCATAAACGACCCACTATTTTTATTCTTCAAGGATAAAAAAAAAGCCTTTTCGATACTTGAAAAGGCTTTTGTATACATATTCTAATTAAATTTTAGCATTGCGTTTGGGTACTATCATTGAGATATCGTAACCCGAAAACTTTTTAATGTAATGACTTACACTTGATCCGTATTCATCATTTACATCATGTGCTCCTAAAGAACGCAAATACTTCTTTACATTTCCAGGACCTGCCAAATGTGCTGCAGCAATGATTCCTGATTCAGTAATGTGAGAATTGCCAATTTTTAACCCCGTGTACTTTTTAATGTCTTTTCTCAAGATCCATTTATTACGAGCTATGTTTGTTTTAAAAGCTCTTTCTTGTAATTTTGGATTTCTTAAGAAATAATCAGGATTGTAAATGCCGACTAATTCTAAAGTGCCGATTCCGAATTGATATTTTCCTAAATATCCTAAGGAATTAACTACACCATATTTACCCCGTGATTCTTTAAAAGCAACAGCTTCCTTAAAACCGACATATGAATTACCAACTCTTGGCGGCAATACAATTGGGTACTCAGCAAAAATTTCGTCTTTGGGAAACGAAAAAAACGTAGGTTCATTTACTTTTAGCGACTTTGGCACTTCTTGATTTTTAATCGAGTTTTTAAAACCAAAACTTGCTAAAAGAAATATCATGATAAGAGGACAACTTACGTTTATCCACTTTTTCATACATTTGATTTCTTAAGACTTACAACCAAAAAAAGGTTCGCTTAAATTAACTCGGCAAAGATAGGCTAGATTTTTTAAGCCAAATGTTGTAAAAAACCCAAAAAGGTTAAAATTTAGATAAATTGAAGGTTAAATCCGTTGATTGACCTATCTTTTTATGTTTTGAAGATTTATCCATCGGACGTATTGCTCTTTATTTCGGTTATGTTGTGCCAGAGTTTTGGCAAATTTATGATATCCAAAGTTCTCAACATTGGCAACAAAATAAAAATAATCATGCTTTTCTGGACTCAAAACAGCGTCAATCGCTGTAATATCAGGCATAGCAATAGGCCCTGGAGGCAAACCACCATATTTGTAAGTGTTATACGGAGAATCAAGGACAAGGTCTTTGTATAAAACCCTTTTAATAATTTGATTAAAATCTCCTGTTTCAAGTTTTAAGGCATAAATCACTGTTGGGTCTGCTTGTAATAACATCCCATCCCTTAGCCTGTTTAAATACACACCGGCCACTCTTGGACGTTCATCCACCTTAGCCGTTTCTTTATGCACTACTGAAGCAAGTGTAGTCACTTCTATTGGTGTTAATCCTAGTGAATTTGCTTTTGAAACACGGGTGTCATTCCAAAATCTCTGATATTCTTTCAACATTTTATCACGAAACTCCGCTGCTGTTGTATTCCAAAAAAACTCATAACTATTGGGAATATACATGGCCAATTTTGTTTGCTCATCGAAACCATTTTCTTTTAAAAAATCTTCATCATTAAATGCCTTGACCAACGAAACACTATCCGCTTCAATTTGCGATGCCACCCTCCCTGCTAAGTCTTCAAGAGTTTCTTGGTTATTAAAAGCTAATGTTATGGGAATATTTCTACTCCTTAGTGTGTTCACGAGCTCGTTATTGTTCATTCCCCTTTTTATAGCGAATTTACCAGCTTTTAAATTTGAGGTGTAGCCTTTTCTTTTCGCAGCTGCTTCAAAAGAACTGACATCTTTTAAAAGCGGCTCAAGGAGCGTTTTAACGGTTTCAAAGTTGGTATTTGATGGAATATAAACAAAAGCTTCAGTGTTGTTAAAGCTCGTATTGGGAATAAAAAAGGCATTGTACACCTTATATACATAGTATCCACCAACAAATAAACCGATAACCGCGAAAGCAAGAATTATTTTTTTTATATACATTATTTAAAATATTTTTTGATATAAGATTTCATTTTTAAAATTTCCATTGGAAAGAATCCAATCTTTCTTAAGGCCTATTTTTAAGAAACCTGATTTTTCAAATAAGCGAATACTCGTTTGGTTATCCTCTAAAATACTGCAATACAATTGATGCATTTCAAGGGTTACACGTGCGTAGCCACATAATAAGTCAAGGGTTTCAGATCCATAGCCTAAATTTCTATTTTCCTTTTCTAAAATAACAATTCCAATTCCTGCTCTTTTGTTTTTTGGATCAAAATCATACAAATCAACAAGTCCTAAAACGCGGTGATCTGTAATACCACAAACACATAACCGAAGTTGTTTTACATCATAAATATCGCGATGTGCATTATCCAAATACAATTGAAGAATTTGTTTGGAGTAGGGTGTCACTGTACCGCTAACTTCCCAGATCTCCGTATTGTTTTCTAACTCATACAAAAAATCTAAATCGCTTGGCTCTAGCGCTCTTAAATAAATATGTTTACCTTTTAGACTATACATCTATTTCTCCTTTAAAAACGAACGCGGCAGGTCCAGTTAAAAATACATTGGTATACCTTCCATCAAAAACATCAAAGCTGATTTCGAGGTCGCCGCCTAGGGTTTTAATTTGAATTTTTTTTGCTTGGGTTTTGTTTGTTTTATGCATGGCAATCGCCACTGCTGTTACACCCGTGCCACATGACAAAGTTTCATCTTCTACTCCCCTTTCATAGGTACGTACAAAAAAATTAGTTTCGCTATTTTGCGCTACAAAATTAATATTACTTCCTTTTTTCCCGTACATCCCATACCTAAGTTTGGCACCTTCTACTTTGACTTCTAAACTATTTATATTATCCACTAATTGCACGTGATGTGGAGACCCCGTGTCTAAAAATACAACATTGGGCTTTAGCTGAATATCAACAACATCTTTCATTTGTAAACTTATATGTTCACCTGAAATTATAGCGGTATGTGGGCCATCAACAGCATTAAACTGAGCCGAACTTTCTATCATATTTAAATGTTTTGCAAAAGCTACTAAACATCGCCCACCATTACCACACATACTACTTTCATTGCCATCAGCATTAAAATAGACCATTTTAAAATCTAATATAGGGTCATTTTCAAGCAGAATTAAACCATCGGCACCTATGCCAAAATTTCGGTCACACAAAAAAGAAATTAATTTGGTATCATCTTTGTTGAAAAAAGATTGACGATTATCAATCATGACAAAATCATTGCCCGTTCCCTGAAATTTGGAAAAAGTAAGTTTCATTTTTTAAACCTATTAGAATAACAAAGGTAGTATTTTATTAAGGGAATTTTGGCAGTTAAATTGACGTTAAACACAAATTTCATTGCTATAAAACTGTTAATTTTGTAGCAGTTAAGTTAAAAAGTAAATTTATTATGAAGAAAATTGCAAGTTTATTACTGGTTTCTGTATTTGCAGGGGCAATTACTTTAGGAGCCTACAAATTATTTTTCGAAGAAAATTCTTATGTTTTTACTGAAAACGAAAGCACGCCTTTTACTATGGCGAGCTACACCCCTACTTCCGCTCGAGGAGCGGGTATAAATGAAGTAGATTTTACTTCGGCAGCCGAAACGACGGTTAATGCTGTTGTTCACGTAAAGAATGTAGCTGTGAATAGTGGTCCACAAAGCCTAATGCAGTTTTTATATGGCTATGAACCGGATAAAACACCTCGTATTCAAGGTGCTGGTTCTGGGGTTATCATAGACCCAAATGGGTATATTGTTACCAATAACCATGTTATCGCTGGCGCTACCGAATTACAAGTTACGCTGAATAACAATATCACCTATAAGGCTGAACTTATTGGTACGGATCCTAATTCTGATATTGCCTTAATTAAAATTGATCCTGAACAAAAATTACCCTATTTAGCTTTTGGAGATTCTGATACTACAAAAATTGGCGAATGGGTTCTAGCAGTTGGTAACCCGTTTAATCTTACCTCCACGGTAACCGCAGGTATTGTAAGTGCAAAAGCTAGATCTTTAGGAGGTGGTAATCAATCATTTATTCAAACCGATGCTGCCGTAAACCCAGGGAATAGTGGTGGTGCTTTAGTGAATACCAATGGCGATTTAATCGGAATTAATACGGCTATATCGTCACAAACAGGTTCTTATGTGGGGTATTCTTTTGCTGTACCTAGCAATATTGCAAAGAAAATAGTCGATGATATTATTGAATATGGGAATGTTCAAAAAGGGATTTTAGGAATTGTAACCGTAAATTTAAACAGTCCCTATGCCATTGAAAAAGGAATCAATACTATTGACGGAGTTTATGTAAATGATGTAAGCGAGGATTCAGGAGCTTATGACGCAGGTTTAAAAACTGGTGATGTCATCAAAAAATTAGATGAAATCACCATTCATAAATATCCTGACTTAACAGGCTACCTTTCTACGAAAAGACCTGGAGATGAGCTGCAAGTAATCATTGAAAGAGATGGCGAGCAACTTGTTATTCCCGTAACTTTAAAAGAAAGACAGACTATTGTTTTGCCTATCATGGATCTTGAAGTTAAAAATTTAAGCGAAAAAGACAAAAAAGAGTTTAAGACTAAAAAAGGAGTTAAAATTGTGGGTGTTTCTGAAAGATATGAAGGATATGGCTTAGGCGGTAAAATTTTACTTTCGGTGGGTGATCAGGAAATCAATGACATTAAAGATGCTAAAGTACTTTTTGGAAAAATAACAAAATACCGAAATACGAGCATAACCATGATGAACAGTAAAGGAGAAAAAGAACGCATTATTCTTCAATAGATATTATAAATTCAAGTAAACTGTCTCATAAAAAAAAGCTTCCTAGTGGAAGCTTTTTTTTATGAGACAGTTTACGAAAACGATTGAAATGATTACTTTTGCCATAAATTTCAATAAAACACCTGAAAACCAAGCATGGATAAAATTAAATCATACGAAAAAGAATTAGCTTTTCAAGCAGATCGAAGAAAAGCTACTACAGAGTTTATTAAAATCATAAGTGATTTGTGGTATGATAAAGCTATCGAAGTAGTCCTATTTAAAAATCAGGTTATCGACAAAAATGTAAGTGACATCATAAACTTACACCAATATGCAGGTGAATTTGTTCAAAAGCCAATTTCTATTTTTGATTCTGTTGAAATTCTTAGAACTATCAATGATATGGTACTTCCGCCAGCAAAACTAGATATCGGAAAATTAACCTATGAATACCATGCTGATAATGAAAGTGAAAATAATGTAAAAGCCTTTGTCTTTAATAAACTTAAAGGAGCTGACGTTGCTGAAGAAATTAAACCTAAAGATGTTGTGCTTTATGGTTTTGGAAGAATTGGACGACTTGTAGCTCGTGAATTGATGTCTAGAACCGGGAAAGGAAACCAAATGAGACTCAGAGCGATTGTGGTTCGAGGCGAATTAAATCAGGAGAACTTAGAAAAAAGAGCCAGTTTATTACGAATAGACTCTATTCATGGTCAATTTAATGGCACGGTTGATATAGATGCCAAGAATAATGCTTTAATTATTAACGGAACAACAGTACATATTATTAACGCATCTAAACCTGAAGATATAGATTACACCAAATACGGCATATTTAATGCACTTATCATAGATAATACGGGTGCTTTTAGAGATAAAGAAGCCCTTTCAAGACATTTAAATGCCAAAGGCGTTGCTAAGGTATTGTTAACTGCACCAGGCGATGGCATCCCTAATATAGTACATGGCGTAAACCATACAGAGTTTAATCCTAGCGATTACAAAATTTTCTCTGCCGCTTCCTGTACAACCAATGCCATTACCCCTATCTTAAAGGTAATAGAAGATTCCCTAGGCATCAAAAAAGGCCATATCGAAACCATTCATGCATTTACCAATGACCAAAATTTGGTAGATAACATGCATCCTAAATACAGAAGAGGACGAGCAGCCACTTTAAATATGGTCATAACAGAAACTGGAGCAGGAAAAGCTGTTACCAAAGCATTACCTGCCTTGAAAGGAAAGCTTACTTCAAATGCTATTCGAGTTCCTGTGCCAAATGGCTCTTTAGCTATTCTCAGCCTTGAAGTAAATGCTAAAACCTCGGTGGAAGGCATAAATACCATCATGAAAAAGTACGCCCTACAAGGCGATTTGGTAGAACAAATAAAATATTCATTAAACCACGAATTGGTATCTTCAGACATCGTAGGTACAACGGCACCATCAATTTACGACAGTAAAGCTACCTTAGTTGCAGACGGCGGGAAAAATATTGTTTTGTATATATGGTACGATAATGAATACGGATATTCACATCAAGTAATTCGTTTAGCGAAGTACATTTCTAAAGTACGAAGGTTTACTTATTATTAAATTGTTTTAGTTTTCAATATTATTAAAGTAATTTAGCAAATCTCTAAATCATTATTAATACTAAGAACTTACAAGATGAAAAATTTTAGATTATTTCTTATAGTCTTGACCTTACTATCTTTTAACTTACAATTTGGTCAAGAAAGTGAAGACGACGGTTCAGAGCCTGATGCTACCCTCGAAACCGGAAATATACCGGGTCAATTTGATTATTTAGCTAGAAAATCCGGAAATTATAGGGCTGATGGTGTTCGATATGAAGTCGTAAAGGTTACTAGCTTAGATAAATTACGAGAAAATGTAATTGACACGCTAAATCTTATTAAGAAAAAGACCACTGAATTAAATGCTAGAATTGTTGAAAACGAAAAAAATATTGTTTCGCTCAATAAAAAATTAAAAGAAACCTCCAGTAATTTAGCAGCAGTAACAGAAGAAAAAGATAGCATGTCGCTTTTTGGTATCTTAGTTTCAAAAGCAATGTATAGCATCATATTATGGACCATGATTGCTGGCTTATTTCTTTTATTATTATTTTTTATTTATAAATTCAGAAGTAGTAATATTCTAACCCAAGAAGCAAAAACTAATCTGGAAGATTTAGAAAGAGAATATGAAGATCATAGAAGAAGAGCTTTAGAAAGAGAACAAAAAATAAGTAGACAGTACCAAGATGAAATCAATAAAAATAAAAAGGCTAAATAATTAGCCTTTTTATTTTTATTCAATCATATGCTTTTTAAAACTTAAATTTGCATCGAAAAAAAGGGTTTATGCGAATTGATATTATTACAGTGCTTCCCGAATTGCTCAAAAGTCCTTTCGAAGCTAGTATTCTAAAACGTTCCATAGAAAAAGGGATTGTGGCTGTTCATATGCACAATCTTAGGGACTATACCACATTAAGTTATAATCAAATAGATGACTATCAATTTGGTGGTGGTGCAGGAATGGTCATGATGATTGAGCCTATTGATAAGTGTATTGCTAAATTAAAATCGGAGCGAACATACGACGAAATTATTTATATGACTCCCGATGGCGAAACACTAAATCAAAAAATAGCCAATAGCATGTCGCTCTTAAATAATATTATTATTCTGTGCGGTCATTATAAAGGAGTAGATCAACGCGTGAGAGATGCCTACATCACCAGAGAAATATCTATTGGTGATTACGTATTATCCGGTGGTGAACTAGGAGCTGCTGTTTTATGTGATTCTATAATCAGGCTAATCCCAGGCGTTTTAAGTAATGAAACCTCTGCGTTGACAGATACTTTCCAAGACAATTTATTAGCACCACCAGTATATACCAGGCCCGCAGACTATAAAGGAATGAAAGTTCCTGAAATTTTATTAAGTGGTAATTTTCCAAAAATTGAAAAATGGCGCGAAGATAAAGCACAAGAACGCACAGAAAAATTAAGACCCGATTTATTGAAATAAATAGAGATTATAGAAGATTATTTTCATTCATATTCAAGAATTGCAGTATATGCGCCTATCCAATTAATACTTTTTGTTGTATACCTTTATAAGTTGTTAAACATGCAAATTTGGCAACAACACATATTTTAATTGGTGCTGTTTTCTCCGGGTTAGTGCAAATTGTAAGGCCAATTATTTACCAGTATTAACTTGATGACAAGGATAATTTTCTTCATCACACCTTTATAATATCGCTTATTTTAGATGTTTTTGATACTTTATTCGGAAATGGTCTCTTACTTTTAGCACTACCCTATAAAAAACCACAAATAAATTAAATTTTTAAGTTGTAAGTTTTTAATATTTGATTACTTTTGCAATCCAATAAATCAACCTCTGACGATAATCGTGAATGTTGCTTTATAACAAACAGTAAATCAAAGCAATGGAAGCATTATTAAAATTTGTTGAAGACGAATTTGTAACTAAAAAAGAATTTCCAAATTTCTCAGCAGGTGATACTATTACCGTTTATTACGAAATTAAGGAAGGTGAAAAAACACGTACTCAGTTTTTTAGAGGTGTTGTGATTCAAAGAAGAGGTTCTGGTTCTTCAGAAACTTTCACGATCAGAAAAATGTCAGGAACTATTGGTGTAGAACGTATTTTTCCAATAAACATGCCTGCTTTACAGAAAGTTGAAGTAAATAAAAAAGGTAAAGTGAGAAGAGCTCGTATTTTTTACTTTAGAGGCCTTACAGGTAAAAAAGCAAGAATTAAAGAGGTTCGCTCTTAATTTTTATGCTCTAAAATATTCAAAACCCGCAAATGCGGGTTTTTTTATAGGAAAGGTTTTGAGAAAATAAAACTCAAAATATTTTGAAAATTAAATAATTTAAGCTATATTTAAAGTATAAATAGTTACGCAACAGCAATCAATGGTTGCCGTTTTGTAAAAAGACAAAACAATTAGTTTGTGAACTATTTTATAAAAGCCATATCAATGTTTTAAACAATGATATGGCTTTTCTTTTGTTATTCAATGATCAAAAAAACAGCTCATATATTACAAGAATCTAAGCCAAAAGAAATAATAGAAAATTGTATCTTCGCACCGCTTAATTCAAACATAAAAAATAATGCAAAAAATAATTTATACAAAGACTGATGAGGCACCAGCTTTAGCTACACAGTCATTTTTACCAATTATCAAATCATTTACTAAAAGTTCAGGAATACGTATTGAAACTAAAGACATTTCACTTGCAGGAAGAATTATAGCTACATTCCCTGAATTTTTACAAGAGAATCAACGAATAGCAGATGATTTAGCTGAATTAGGCAAATTGGCAACAGATCCTGATGCAAACATTATAAAATTACCAAATATTAGTGCTTCGATACCTCAATTAAAAGAAGCTATCAAAGAATTACAAAATAAAGGGTATCAGCTACCAAATTATCCGGATGAGGTGAAGAACGAGGCAGAAAAGGATATCAAATCTAGATACGACAAAATTAAAGGCAGTGCAGTGAACCCAGTGCTTAGAGAAGGGAATTCTGATCGTAGGGCTCCTAGAGCAGTTAAAAATTATGCTAAAAAAAATCCCCATAGTATGGGAGCTTGGTCAGCAGATTCTAAAACTCATGTGGCGACTATGGGTAAAGATGATTTTAAGAGTAACGAAAAATCACTCACCATACAAACCCCAACAACGATTAGTATCGTCCTTGAAACTAAAGATAATTCTAAACTATTTTTAAAAGAAAATATTTCGTTATTAGCGGGTGAGATCATCGATGCAACTGTTCTTAGCAAAAAAGCACTGATAACATTTTTAAAAGAAGAACTGAAAGATGCTAAGGAAAAAAATGTTTTGCTCTCTGTTCATCTCAAAGCAACAATGATGAAAGTTTCTGATCCCATTATATTTGGTCATGTGGTCGAAACTTATTTTACAGAAGTATTTGAAACTTATAAAGATACATTTGACGATTTAGGCCTTAGTGCTAATAATGGACTAGAGAGTTTATTAAGTAAAATTAATGACCTTCCTGAAAAACTAAAAAACGAAATTCAAAATAAAATTGAAGCTACGATTGCCAATGGCCCAGATTTAGCCATGGTAAATTCCGACAAAGGGATTACTAATTTACATGTTCCTAGTGATATTATTATTGATGCATCAATGCCAGCGATGATTCGTAATTCTGGTAAAATGTGGGATAAGAATGGGATGGCTAAAGATACGAAGGCTATAATTCCAGATAGTAGCTATGCTGGGATATATGAAACTACCATCAACTTCTGTAAAGAGCACGGTGCTTTTGACCCAACGACTATGGGGACAGTACCAAATGTTGGATTAATGGCTCAAAAAGCGGAAGAATATGGTTCACATGATAAAACTTTTGAAATTAATGATGAAGGTATCGTTAACATTATTGATACAAACACACAGAAAGTTTTAATTTCTCACAAGGTCTCGAAAGGAGATATTTGGAGAATGTGTCAAGTTAAAGATGCGCCTATACAAGATTGGGTAAAATTAGCGGTATCCAGAGCTAAAGCGACCCAATTACCTACCATTTTTTGGTTAGATCAA
The sequence above is drawn from the Cellulophaga sp. Hel_I_12 genome and encodes:
- a CDS encoding glyceraldehyde-3-phosphate dehydrogenase, producing MDKIKSYEKELAFQADRRKATTEFIKIISDLWYDKAIEVVLFKNQVIDKNVSDIINLHQYAGEFVQKPISIFDSVEILRTINDMVLPPAKLDIGKLTYEYHADNESENNVKAFVFNKLKGADVAEEIKPKDVVLYGFGRIGRLVARELMSRTGKGNQMRLRAIVVRGELNQENLEKRASLLRIDSIHGQFNGTVDIDAKNNALIINGTTVHIINASKPEDIDYTKYGIFNALIIDNTGAFRDKEALSRHLNAKGVAKVLLTAPGDGIPNIVHGVNHTEFNPSDYKIFSAASCTTNAITPILKVIEDSLGIKKGHIETIHAFTNDQNLVDNMHPKYRRGRAATLNMVITETGAGKAVTKALPALKGKLTSNAIRVPVPNGSLAILSLEVNAKTSVEGINTIMKKYALQGDLVEQIKYSLNHELVSSDIVGTTAPSIYDSKATLVADGGKNIVLYIWYDNEYGYSHQVIRLAKYISKVRRFTYY
- the trmD gene encoding tRNA (guanosine(37)-N1)-methyltransferase TrmD, which translates into the protein MRIDIITVLPELLKSPFEASILKRSIEKGIVAVHMHNLRDYTTLSYNQIDDYQFGGGAGMVMMIEPIDKCIAKLKSERTYDEIIYMTPDGETLNQKIANSMSLLNNIIILCGHYKGVDQRVRDAYITREISIGDYVLSGGELGAAVLCDSIIRLIPGVLSNETSALTDTFQDNLLAPPVYTRPADYKGMKVPEILLSGNFPKIEKWREDKAQERTEKLRPDLLK
- the rplS gene encoding 50S ribosomal protein L19; translated protein: MEALLKFVEDEFVTKKEFPNFSAGDTITVYYEIKEGEKTRTQFFRGVVIQRRGSGSSETFTIRKMSGTIGVERIFPINMPALQKVEVNKKGKVRRARIFYFRGLTGKKARIKEVRS
- a CDS encoding NADP-dependent isocitrate dehydrogenase produces the protein MQKIIYTKTDEAPALATQSFLPIIKSFTKSSGIRIETKDISLAGRIIATFPEFLQENQRIADDLAELGKLATDPDANIIKLPNISASIPQLKEAIKELQNKGYQLPNYPDEVKNEAEKDIKSRYDKIKGSAVNPVLREGNSDRRAPRAVKNYAKKNPHSMGAWSADSKTHVATMGKDDFKSNEKSLTIQTPTTISIVLETKDNSKLFLKENISLLAGEIIDATVLSKKALITFLKEELKDAKEKNVLLSVHLKATMMKVSDPIIFGHVVETYFTEVFETYKDTFDDLGLSANNGLESLLSKINDLPEKLKNEIQNKIEATIANGPDLAMVNSDKGITNLHVPSDIIIDASMPAMIRNSGKMWDKNGMAKDTKAIIPDSSYAGIYETTINFCKEHGAFDPTTMGTVPNVGLMAQKAEEYGSHDKTFEINDEGIVNIIDTNTQKVLISHKVSKGDIWRMCQVKDAPIQDWVKLAVSRAKATQLPTIFWLDQNRAHDAELIKKVKQYLPEHHIEGLDIRILSPEEATQVTLERISKGEDTISVTGNVLRDYLTDLFPILEVGTSAKMLSIVPLMNGGGLFETGAGGSAPKHVEQFLEEGHLRWDSLGEFLALGVSLEHFGEKYHNTQAIVLADALDAATEKFLDNDKSPSRKVGELDNRGSHFYLALYWAEALAKQDKNNELKTKFAAIYKDLAENEIKIIKELNDAQGKTIDLQGYYKANDALVVQAMRPSKTFNTILDKL